The following are from one region of the Terriglobales bacterium genome:
- a CDS encoding tetratricopeptide repeat protein, with amino-acid sequence MGESGAVERYLRAEVIRMLRISPHQLAGWERAGLIAVAESYSFYDLLQIKKLNELRAKKMRPAMIRASLDAMQRQVAGMENPLLEAGVFSHGSRITFRHEGRELDPLAGQFFLAFDRPKIVEARTAQPRVAQTAAELFVAAVAIEENPARQQEAIAAYRRVLELDAKHAAACINLGTIYYNQQNYREAENQYRRAVEIDPRYALGFFDLGNVLDETGRLSEAVEAYRSAIAIAPNYADAHYNLALAYERLRKPRKALAHWRAYVRMDPVGAWSNYARGQMQKILDGEKLRIVWRKPGLLSTAK; translated from the coding sequence GTGGGCGAGTCGGGAGCCGTGGAACGATATCTTCGAGCTGAAGTAATTCGCATGCTGCGCATCAGTCCGCACCAGTTGGCGGGATGGGAGCGTGCTGGACTAATCGCCGTAGCCGAGAGTTATTCCTTTTACGATCTTCTCCAAATCAAAAAGCTGAACGAGCTTCGTGCCAAGAAAATGCGTCCCGCGATGATTCGAGCGTCGCTCGATGCGATGCAGCGCCAAGTTGCGGGAATGGAGAATCCGCTGCTTGAGGCAGGTGTCTTCTCGCATGGCTCACGGATTACCTTCCGTCACGAAGGACGTGAACTTGATCCGCTCGCCGGCCAATTTTTTCTCGCTTTCGATCGTCCGAAGATCGTAGAAGCGCGAACGGCGCAGCCGCGAGTAGCTCAGACGGCCGCTGAACTCTTTGTGGCCGCGGTTGCGATCGAGGAGAATCCAGCACGACAGCAGGAAGCCATTGCCGCCTATCGGCGAGTTCTGGAACTCGATGCCAAGCACGCGGCAGCCTGTATCAATTTGGGAACGATCTATTACAACCAGCAAAATTACCGGGAAGCCGAGAACCAGTATCGCCGCGCAGTAGAGATCGATCCGCGATACGCGCTGGGGTTCTTCGATCTCGGCAATGTCCTCGACGAGACCGGCAGGCTGAGCGAAGCCGTGGAGGCATATCGCTCCGCTATTGCCATCGCTCCTAACTACGCTGACGCGCACTACAACCTGGCGCTTGCGTACGAGCGTCTCCGCAAGCCGCGCAAGGCTCTGGCTCACTGGCGCGCGTATGTGCGCATGGATCCCGTAGGCGCCTGGTCCAACTACGCCCGCGGACAAATGCAGAAGATTCTCGACGGCGAGAAGTTGCGGATCGTGTGGCGTAAGCCTGGGCTCCTTTCTACAGCGAAATAA
- a CDS encoding SET domain-containing protein-lysine N-methyltransferase, translating into MGLIIRSSDIHAAGCYTTTKIRKGTFVVEYTGPLISPEQADEIYDGRSTTYLFGLRDGKRIIDGHGTAMFINHSCDPNCETDEADGHVWIIAIRDIEAGEELTYDYMLYDGAEDDPAPCFCGSKNCRGTMYSEEDLRRQKRPKGKTKTA; encoded by the coding sequence ATGGGACTCATCATTCGTTCTTCCGACATTCACGCCGCCGGTTGCTACACCACGACCAAAATCCGCAAAGGAACCTTTGTGGTTGAGTATACCGGCCCACTCATTTCGCCCGAGCAAGCCGATGAAATCTATGATGGCCGTTCTACTACCTATTTGTTTGGCTTGAGAGACGGAAAACGCATCATCGATGGGCATGGCACGGCGATGTTCATCAATCACTCCTGCGATCCCAATTGCGAGACCGATGAGGCAGACGGGCACGTCTGGATCATCGCCATCCGCGACATCGAAGCCGGAGAAGAGCTTACTTACGACTACATGCTCTACGACGGAGCGGAGGACGATCCGGCGCCGTGTTTTTGTGGATCGAAGAATTGCCGCGGCACGATGTATTCAGAGGAAGACCTCAGGCGGCAGAAGCGGCCTAAGGGCAAAACCAAGACAGCGTAA
- the msrA gene encoding peptide-methionine (S)-S-oxide reductase MsrA: METATFGAGCFWGVEESFRQIPGVLDTAVGYLGGHMQSPTYQDVCTDETGHAEVVQVTYDPANVSYEQLLNAFWESHDPTTLNRQGPDIGTQYRSAIFFHSPEQERLARASKERMQASGKFRRPIVTEITPASTFYRAEDYHQKYLAKRGMSHCHI, from the coding sequence ATGGAAACTGCAACCTTTGGCGCTGGATGCTTCTGGGGAGTTGAGGAATCATTTCGGCAAATACCGGGCGTTCTCGATACGGCTGTCGGCTATCTCGGAGGCCACATGCAGAGCCCCACGTACCAGGACGTCTGTACCGACGAGACCGGTCACGCCGAAGTAGTTCAGGTCACCTACGATCCGGCGAACGTTAGCTACGAGCAATTGCTGAACGCCTTCTGGGAGTCCCACGATCCCACAACCCTGAATCGGCAAGGACCCGATATTGGAACACAGTATCGCTCGGCGATCTTCTTTCACTCGCCAGAGCAGGAGAGGCTCGCTCGCGCGTCGAAAGAAAGGATGCAAGCCTCCGGGAAGTTTCGTCGGCCGATCGTGACTGAAATTACACCCGCTTCCACTTTTTATCGCGCCGAGGACTACCACCAGAAGTATCTGGCAAAGCGCGGAATGAGCCATTGTCACATTTAG
- a CDS encoding helix-turn-helix domain-containing protein — MKLYTPRDAAQVLGISYPAIKQWIYRGKLKTALTAGGHHRVPESEIDKYLASIRKHGAVPKRRQTFRRISGRNQLIGRIMDLKIEGLLAQVTLGIGDQKITSIITADAAREMRLAKGMVAAALVKSTEVMIVLPD, encoded by the coding sequence ATGAAACTCTACACTCCACGCGACGCCGCTCAAGTGCTTGGCATTAGCTATCCCGCGATCAAGCAGTGGATCTATCGCGGCAAGCTGAAGACGGCGCTCACTGCAGGCGGACACCATCGTGTTCCCGAATCGGAAATAGATAAATACCTCGCTTCCATTCGTAAGCATGGTGCCGTGCCGAAACGCCGCCAGACCTTTCGCCGCATCAGCGGACGCAACCAGCTCATCGGCAGAATTATGGATCTGAAGATTGAAGGACTCTTGGCCCAGGTAACGCTCGGCATTGGCGACCAGAAGATCACTTCCATCATCACCGCCGACGCAGCCCGGGAGATGCGCCTTGCCAAGGGCATGGTCGCAGCCGCATTGGTCAAATCCACCGAAGTCATGATTGTCCTTCCCGATTGA
- the modA gene encoding molybdate ABC transporter substrate-binding protein — protein sequence MKLLLTLAWLLCGSLPAYAQEELTIAAAADLQPVMKEIAARFEKQTGSKVKLVFGSSGNFFAQLQNGAPFDVFLSADVEYPKKLEAAGLTEPGSLYEYATGRIVLWIPSNSNIDVNKGLGVAADPQIRRLAIANPAHAPYGRAAETALKNAGLWQQVLSKLVLGENISQTAQFANSGNADAAILALSLVLAPAMKDRGKYFVVPQEMYPPLRQAAVVIRASGHKAVASRFIEFLKAPDTRSLFSQYGFQEPGKAR from the coding sequence TTGAAACTTCTTCTCACTCTTGCTTGGTTACTGTGTGGATCTCTTCCCGCATACGCACAGGAGGAGCTGACCATCGCTGCTGCCGCCGATCTGCAGCCGGTGATGAAAGAGATTGCGGCTCGGTTTGAAAAACAAACCGGAAGCAAAGTGAAGCTTGTCTTCGGATCGTCAGGCAACTTCTTTGCACAGCTTCAGAATGGTGCGCCCTTTGATGTTTTCCTGTCTGCCGACGTGGAGTATCCGAAGAAACTCGAAGCTGCAGGATTAACTGAGCCTGGATCGCTGTATGAGTACGCCACGGGGAGGATCGTGCTCTGGATTCCGAGCAATTCCAACATCGACGTCAATAAAGGCTTGGGCGTAGCCGCCGATCCCCAAATTCGCCGACTCGCAATTGCGAATCCGGCGCACGCTCCCTACGGCCGCGCCGCCGAAACCGCACTCAAGAATGCGGGGTTATGGCAACAGGTCTTGTCCAAACTAGTGCTTGGCGAAAACATCTCCCAAACCGCTCAGTTCGCCAATTCGGGCAATGCCGACGCCGCCATACTCGCGCTCTCCCTTGTGCTGGCTCCGGCCATGAAGGACAGAGGAAAGTACTTTGTCGTTCCTCAGGAAATGTATCCTCCGCTTCGGCAGGCGGCTGTCGTTATCAGAGCCTCTGGTCATAAAGCCGTTGCCTCACGCTTTATCGAGTTTCTGAAAGCTCCTGACACTCGCTCACTGTTCTCTCAATACGGATTCCAGGAGCCGGGGAAGGCGCGATGA
- the modB gene encoding molybdate ABC transporter permease subunit → MNWSAICLSLRLAATVCVVLLLVGAPLAYWIAFSHRRWKFLVEAVVALPLVLPPTVLGYYMLVALGPRSPLGSFAESVLSTRLTFSFPGLVIASVLYSLPFAVQPMANAFGSVDPRLLDAAAVLGASRWRRFRTITLPLAKAGVVTGAVLSFAHTLGEFGVVLMVGGNIPGVTQTISIAIYDEVQALDYAVAARTSALLLIFSFVTLALVYALNRRSSLWWSSARNA, encoded by the coding sequence ATGAACTGGTCTGCGATTTGTCTCAGCTTGCGCCTGGCGGCAACCGTGTGTGTTGTGCTGCTGTTGGTCGGCGCTCCCCTCGCTTATTGGATCGCGTTCTCGCACCGCCGGTGGAAATTTCTAGTCGAAGCCGTGGTTGCATTGCCGCTGGTTTTGCCACCGACTGTACTCGGCTACTACATGCTGGTGGCTCTTGGTCCGAGGAGTCCGCTGGGGAGCTTTGCCGAATCAGTACTGTCTACTCGGCTAACCTTCTCCTTCCCAGGACTGGTTATCGCATCGGTGCTCTATAGCCTCCCGTTCGCGGTTCAGCCGATGGCAAACGCATTTGGCTCGGTGGACCCCAGACTTCTCGACGCGGCAGCCGTGCTCGGAGCATCGAGGTGGCGCAGATTCCGCACGATCACTTTGCCGCTGGCCAAGGCCGGAGTAGTCACTGGAGCGGTCCTGAGCTTCGCGCACACGCTCGGAGAATTCGGAGTCGTGCTCATGGTCGGCGGCAACATTCCCGGCGTAACGCAGACGATTTCGATCGCGATCTACGATGAGGTTCAGGCGCTGGACTACGCGGTTGCCGCGCGTACATCGGCGCTGCTGCTGATTTTCTCCTTTGTGACTCTCGCGCTCGTGTACGCTCTAAATCGGCGAAGCTCCCTCTGGTGGTCGAGCGCGCGGAACGCTTGA
- a CDS encoding ATP-binding cassette domain-containing protein, with protein MVERAERLNVLTAEIRLKLSSSFQLDCAFEVPPGFSVLFGPSGAGKTSVLDCIAGIKTPDAGKIAIDGNAMFDSSQDLNLWPSQRRLAYVFQSLALFPHLSVSENVAYGLRHEPKNAATERSRKMLAQFGIEQLQARRPGDLSGGERQRVALARSLVTDPRVLLLDEPLAALDRTTRKKIVDDLRGWNAAQKVPILYVTHSVREALALGERVLVMEHGRVVASGAPSELLNPEDWD; from the coding sequence GTGGTCGAGCGCGCGGAACGCTTGAACGTACTCACAGCAGAAATCCGACTAAAGCTATCGTCGTCGTTCCAACTCGACTGCGCCTTCGAGGTACCACCGGGCTTCAGCGTACTCTTTGGGCCTTCCGGAGCTGGGAAAACGTCAGTCCTCGACTGCATTGCCGGAATCAAGACGCCCGACGCGGGCAAAATCGCAATCGACGGCAACGCGATGTTCGACTCATCGCAGGATCTGAACCTCTGGCCCTCGCAACGCCGGCTGGCCTATGTGTTTCAAAGCCTCGCGTTATTTCCGCATCTGAGCGTTTCGGAAAACGTTGCTTATGGGTTGCGGCATGAACCAAAAAACGCCGCCACCGAACGGAGCCGCAAGATGCTGGCGCAATTTGGCATCGAGCAATTGCAAGCGCGCCGTCCGGGCGATCTCTCCGGAGGCGAGCGGCAGCGTGTGGCGCTGGCGCGCTCCCTGGTGACTGATCCACGCGTGCTTTTGCTCGACGAGCCGCTGGCGGCTTTGGATCGAACCACGCGAAAGAAGATCGTGGACGATCTGCGCGGTTGGAATGCAGCTCAAAAGGTCCCGATTCTCTATGTGACGCACTCTGTCCGAGAGGCCCTGGCGCTGGGTGAGCGCGTCCTGGTTATGGAGCACGGCCGCGTAGTCGCAAGCGGCGCTCCCTCGGAATTGCTGAATCCTGAAGACTGGGACTGA